From the genome of Mycetocola spongiae, one region includes:
- a CDS encoding UDP-N-acetylmuramoyl-tripeptide--D-alanyl-D-alanine ligase, whose product MIALTLAEIATITGGDLRSAPGTLGAEDTVSGAVDTDSRLIGPGDIFIAKPGETTDGHNFVGTALERGAILALVERAVDAKIAQIIVPDVVLAIADLAREAVARVRAAGPLEVIGITGSNGKTTTKNMLDAILSAEANTVAPRASFNNHVGAPLTILRTDYDTRYLIVEMGASHIGDITRLVNIARPDIGVVLKVGLAHAGEFGGVESTVKAKTEMVSDLPATGVAILNADDHRVIGMAEKTAATVRTFAVDGAGTFRASRILSTRTGTTFTLHGPDGDEYPVHLRILGEHHVYNALAALTVADTLGVDIGRAIAALEGLGRAERWRMEVLGGREDVTIINDAYNASPDSMAAAIRTLAQITPREKRTVAVLGAMTELGDLAGDEYDRIALQLVRLNISLLVVVGADARRLYISSINEGSWDGESVYCEDADAAYEYLSTSIREGDTVLVKSSNSAGLRLLGDRLGEFFTC is encoded by the coding sequence ATGATTGCACTAACCCTCGCCGAGATAGCCACGATCACCGGAGGTGACCTCCGGAGTGCCCCGGGCACCCTCGGCGCGGAGGACACGGTCTCCGGGGCCGTGGACACCGATTCCCGCCTGATCGGGCCGGGAGATATCTTTATCGCCAAGCCCGGCGAGACCACCGACGGCCATAATTTTGTGGGTACCGCACTTGAACGCGGCGCTATATTGGCGCTGGTGGAGCGCGCGGTGGACGCCAAGATCGCGCAGATCATCGTGCCCGATGTGGTGCTGGCGATCGCCGATCTGGCCCGCGAGGCCGTGGCCCGCGTGCGCGCGGCCGGCCCGCTGGAGGTCATCGGAATCACCGGCTCCAACGGCAAAACCACAACCAAAAACATGCTCGATGCGATCCTGTCGGCCGAGGCAAATACGGTGGCCCCGCGCGCCTCGTTTAATAACCATGTGGGCGCGCCGCTGACCATCCTGCGCACCGATTATGACACTCGTTACCTAATCGTTGAAATGGGTGCCAGCCATATCGGCGACATCACCCGACTCGTGAATATCGCCCGCCCGGATATCGGGGTGGTCCTGAAGGTGGGCCTCGCCCACGCCGGGGAATTTGGCGGCGTGGAATCCACCGTGAAGGCCAAGACCGAGATGGTCTCGGACCTGCCCGCCACGGGGGTGGCCATCCTGAACGCCGATGACCATCGCGTGATTGGAATGGCGGAGAAAACCGCCGCGACCGTGCGCACCTTCGCCGTGGACGGTGCGGGCACTTTCCGCGCCTCGCGGATCCTCAGCACCCGCACGGGAACCACGTTCACGCTGCACGGCCCCGATGGCGACGAATACCCCGTACACCTGCGGATTCTCGGCGAACACCACGTATATAACGCGCTGGCCGCCCTCACCGTGGCCGATACGCTCGGCGTGGATATCGGCCGGGCCATCGCGGCCCTCGAGGGCCTGGGACGCGCCGAGCGCTGGCGCATGGAGGTACTCGGTGGGCGCGAGGACGTCACCATCATCAACGACGCCTATAACGCAAGCCCCGATTCCATGGCCGCGGCCATCCGCACCCTCGCCCAGATCACCCCGCGCGAGAAGCGCACCGTGGCGGTCCTCGGGGCGATGACCGAGCTCGGCGACCTGGCCGGGGACGAGTACGATCGCATCGCCCTGCAACTGGTGCGGCTGAACATTTCCCTGCTCGTGGTGGTGGGTGCCGACGCGCGCCGCCTCTACATCAGCTCCATCAACGAGGGCTCATGGGACGGAGAGTCGGTATATTGTGAGGATGCAGATGCCGCCTATGAGTACCTGTCTACCTCGATCCGCGAGGGCGATACGGTTCTCGTGAAATCGTCCAACTCCGCGGGTCTACGTTTGCTCGGTGATCGACTGGGAGAATTTTTCACGTGCTAG
- a CDS encoding peptidoglycan D,D-transpeptidase FtsI family protein has translation MTSEAVSTRRRIMAAMVVILLVVVLFVIRLIDIQVVRAESLKADALEKMSSTTTLFAPRGDIVDTNGTVLASSIDTFEILTSPKDVTEFKRKNDEGKWVKVPVAQAMQEVAGVLGVSPESLQTIVDDALAKDPNSSYAVLNKGVDFETFEKIRALKIDWLIIPRTFGRSYPNGAIAGNIVGFVGADNEGQAGMELAMEQCLRGESGLQFAQRSKDRVALPGTTEILSEPKPGGTLQLTLDRDLNWAMAQLVASQVQETKAQYGIAMVTEVKTGKIRALAEAPSVDPADVDGTPAEFRGSKAFQAPFEPGSIFKPLTAAMLIDSGNATPNDQVVAEYRYHPKPGVTIRDALPHDPMNLTLTGVLQQSSNTGLSILGERMTSEARHDYLEKFGIGSPSGLKFPGESSGVMRPAKDWDGQTDYVTMFGQGLSTTAVQMAHIYQGIANKGVMLPLQLVEGCSYPDGTVTDVPEPSEGERVLSEKAATETIQMMETVVTDGFLADQLRMPGYRVAAKSGTGEQFVNGKLQTTFVASMAGAVPADDPEYVITVHLYSPLTSRSSAAAAPVFKEAVAQVIKKYGIAPATTPGPDLKGRF, from the coding sequence GTGACCTCAGAAGCAGTCTCGACACGGCGGCGGATCATGGCCGCCATGGTGGTTATCCTCCTGGTAGTTGTCCTGTTTGTGATCCGCCTGATCGATATTCAGGTGGTGCGTGCCGAGAGCCTTAAGGCCGACGCGCTGGAAAAAATGAGCTCCACCACCACGCTCTTCGCCCCGCGCGGGGACATCGTGGATACCAATGGAACGGTCCTCGCCTCCTCGATCGATACGTTTGAGATCCTGACCTCCCCCAAGGACGTCACGGAGTTTAAGCGCAAAAACGACGAGGGCAAATGGGTAAAGGTTCCCGTGGCCCAGGCCATGCAGGAGGTCGCGGGGGTGCTCGGGGTTTCCCCCGAGTCCCTGCAGACCATCGTGGATGACGCCCTCGCGAAGGACCCCAATTCCTCCTATGCGGTCCTCAATAAGGGGGTGGACTTCGAGACCTTCGAGAAGATTCGCGCCCTGAAGATCGACTGGCTCATCATCCCGCGGACCTTCGGCCGAAGCTATCCCAACGGTGCCATCGCGGGCAATATTGTGGGCTTTGTCGGGGCCGATAACGAGGGTCAGGCGGGCATGGAGCTGGCCATGGAGCAGTGCCTGCGCGGCGAGAGCGGCCTGCAATTCGCGCAGCGCTCCAAGGACCGCGTTGCTCTCCCCGGAACCACCGAGATCCTCAGCGAGCCCAAGCCCGGCGGGACGCTCCAGCTCACGCTGGATCGCGACCTGAACTGGGCAATGGCCCAGCTGGTGGCCTCGCAGGTGCAGGAGACCAAGGCTCAATACGGTATCGCGATGGTCACCGAGGTGAAAACGGGCAAGATCCGTGCCCTCGCCGAGGCCCCGAGCGTGGACCCCGCCGACGTGGACGGAACGCCCGCCGAGTTCCGCGGCTCCAAGGCCTTCCAGGCCCCGTTTGAGCCCGGCTCCATTTTTAAGCCACTCACCGCGGCCATGCTGATCGACAGCGGCAATGCCACCCCCAATGACCAGGTGGTCGCGGAATACCGCTATCACCCCAAGCCCGGGGTCACCATCCGCGATGCTCTCCCGCACGACCCGATGAACCTCACGCTGACCGGTGTATTGCAGCAGTCCTCCAATACCGGACTGAGCATCCTCGGCGAGCGGATGACCTCCGAGGCCCGCCACGACTATCTCGAAAAATTTGGCATCGGAAGCCCCAGCGGGCTGAAGTTCCCCGGTGAATCCTCGGGTGTCATGCGTCCCGCAAAGGACTGGGATGGCCAGACCGATTATGTGACCATGTTTGGTCAGGGCCTGTCCACCACCGCCGTGCAGATGGCCCATATCTATCAGGGCATCGCCAATAAGGGCGTCATGCTTCCCCTGCAGCTTGTGGAGGGATGCAGCTATCCCGATGGCACCGTGACCGATGTGCCCGAGCCGAGCGAGGGGGAGCGGGTACTCTCCGAGAAGGCCGCCACCGAAACCATCCAGATGATGGAGACAGTGGTGACCGATGGCTTCCTCGCCGATCAGCTCAGAATGCCCGGCTATCGCGTGGCGGCCAAATCGGGAACCGGTGAGCAGTTTGTGAACGGTAAACTACAGACGACCTTTGTTGCCTCGATGGCCGGTGCCGTGCCGGCCGATGATCCCGAGTATGTGATCACCGTTCACCTCTACTCGCCCCTCACCTCCCGGTCGTCCGCGGCGGCGGCCCCCGTGTTCAAGGAAGCCGTGGCCCAGGTCATCAAAAAATACGGAATTGCCCCGGCCACCACCCCCGGCCCGGACCTGAAGGGGCGCTTTTAG
- the rsmH gene encoding 16S rRNA (cytosine(1402)-N(4))-methyltransferase RsmH: MEFDNIHTPVMLERCIGLLEPALSRPGAVVLDGTLGMGGHSVAMLTRFPELRLIGLDRDRDALAIAGQRLEQAGVADRAHLVHTVYDGIPAALESAGVARIDAVLFDLGVSSLQLDRAERGFSYSQDAPLDMRMDDTSELTAETILATYNEGNMRRIFEDFGEEKLAGRYARAIIAARQVEPITRSGQLVQILQDATPAAISRQGHPAKRVFQALRIEVNTELSVLETAIPAALNALNVGGRIVVLSYQSLEDRIVKRNLAKATTSTAPAGLPMELPEHAAKFKLLVRGAELATETEIEENPRAKPVRLRAAERLRAGGINE, encoded by the coding sequence ATGGAATTTGACAACATTCACACCCCCGTCATGTTGGAGCGCTGCATCGGCCTGCTGGAGCCCGCGCTCTCGCGTCCCGGTGCCGTGGTTCTCGACGGCACGCTGGGAATGGGCGGCCACTCGGTGGCCATGCTTACCCGGTTCCCGGAACTGCGCCTGATCGGGCTGGACCGCGACCGCGATGCCCTCGCCATCGCCGGGCAGCGCCTGGAGCAGGCGGGGGTCGCCGATCGCGCACACCTCGTACACACCGTTTATGACGGCATTCCCGCCGCGCTGGAAAGCGCCGGGGTAGCCCGGATCGACGCGGTGCTCTTTGACCTCGGGGTGTCCTCGCTGCAACTGGACCGCGCCGAGCGCGGCTTCTCCTATTCGCAGGACGCGCCGCTGGATATGCGCATGGACGATACCAGCGAACTCACCGCCGAAACCATTCTTGCCACGTATAACGAGGGCAATATGCGGCGAATCTTTGAGGACTTCGGCGAGGAGAAGCTCGCCGGACGCTACGCCCGGGCCATCATTGCGGCCCGCCAGGTGGAGCCCATTACCCGTTCGGGGCAGCTTGTGCAGATCCTGCAGGACGCCACCCCGGCCGCGATCTCGCGCCAGGGCCACCCGGCCAAGCGCGTATTCCAGGCGCTGCGCATCGAGGTCAACACCGAGCTCAGCGTTCTGGAAACGGCCATCCCGGCCGCGCTGAACGCGCTCAACGTGGGGGGACGCATCGTGGTGCTGTCCTATCAGTCCCTCGAGGATCGCATCGTGAAGCGCAACCTGGCGAAGGCCACCACCTCCACGGCACCGGCCGGGCTCCCGATGGAGCTGCCGGAGCACGCGGCGAAGTTTAAACTCCTCGTGCGCGGCGCCGAGCTGGCCACGGAAACCGAAATAGAAGAGAATCCCCGCGCCAAGCCCGTAAGGCTGCGCGCGGCGGAACGACTGCGGGCGGGCGGAATAAATGAGTGA
- the mraZ gene encoding division/cell wall cluster transcriptional repressor MraZ, producing MFLGTYAPKLDEKGRLILPAKFREELAGGVVMTRGQERCIYVFSNREFESMHEKIRQAPVTSKQARDYLRVFLSGASAETPDKQNRISIPAPLRNYAGLSRELTVIGAGSRAEIWDTDAWEAYLAEQEVAFADTAEEVIPGLF from the coding sequence ATGTTTCTTGGCACGTATGCTCCCAAACTCGATGAAAAGGGCCGCCTCATCCTGCCGGCGAAGTTCCGCGAGGAACTCGCCGGGGGAGTCGTCATGACCCGCGGGCAGGAACGCTGCATCTATGTGTTCAGCAACCGCGAGTTTGAGTCGATGCACGAAAAGATTCGGCAGGCCCCGGTCACGAGCAAGCAGGCCCGGGACTACCTCCGGGTATTTTTATCCGGCGCCAGCGCCGAAACCCCCGATAAACAAAATCGGATCAGCATCCCGGCCCCCCTGCGCAATTACGCGGGGCTCAGCCGGGAGCTCACGGTCATCGGCGCGGGAAGCCGCGCCGAAATTTGGGATACCGACGCCTGGGAGGCCTACCTGGCCGAGCAGGAGGTCGCCTTCGCCGATACCGCGGAGGAGGTGATTCCGGGACTGTTTTAG